From Quercus lobata isolate SW786 chromosome 11, ValleyOak3.0 Primary Assembly, whole genome shotgun sequence:
TAGCTTAGCTTGGCGGAGTAATCCTAgaggtgttttttatttaaagagtGCGTATAGCCTTGTCAATGGTGCTGCTCAAGATCCATCCTTCTCGGCTAAATGGATTTGGAAAGCTAACATTCGGCCTCGAATTAAAACTTTTATGTGGCAATGTACTCATAACAGCATAGGAGTGAAGGGGTGTCTTAGTAGAAGAGGAATGGGTGTTGATGATAAATGTCCTATATGTCAAGAGGGAGTAGAAACTGTGATGCATGCTCTTAGGGATTGCTCGTGGGTTAGATCAATTTGGAGGCACTTGGGAGTGCTGCcttcaaaccaaattttttgGAGAGCAGATTTGCAAGAGTGGCTGGTTTACAATGGGAACGCTAAGCTCAATGGCACGACTGGGAGTATGCCTTGGAAGATGCTTTTCCCTTTTGCTTTGTGGAACTTATGGAAGAGTAGAAATGGAAGTGTTTTTAGAGGGAAAAATCTGAATCCAGATTTGGCCAAGGAGGTAGTTAGTCAAGTGAGGGAGTTTTTGTACTGTGCTTCTTCTCCTAGAGATTTGGCTCGTCGCACCATCAAAGGAGTTAGATGGGAGAAGCCACAGGTGGGTTGGGTTAAATTAAATACGGACGGGGCTCCTAAAGGTAATCCGAGTTTGGCAGGTTGTGGAGGAGTGGTGAGGAATGAGGATGGAAGGTGGATTGCGAGGTTTGCTAGGCGTATAGGGGTGACTACCAACTTTGTGGCTAAACTATGGGGGCTTCGGGAAGGTCTCTTACTTTGCAGCAACTTAAACGTCCATTTTCTAGTCATTGAGCTTGATGCTAAAGCTGTGGTGGATGTCTTTCTCAATCCAAACTACCAAAATAATGCTATCTCACCTATCTTGGAGGATTGCAAGCAATTGTTGCTCCGGTTTCAGCAGGTTCAGCTTAGACATTGCTTCCGTCAGGCTAATTGCTGTGCGGATTTGTTTGCTAGGATGAGTTTTGATCAAGTTacaaagtttatttctttcaattgtCTGCCTGTGGACATTAGAGCTATTTTAGAAGAGGATGTAGCTAGGCTGTATGTTAACAAATACTGCACTGTAACTGATTTTGCAGTTTAGTCTTGAAATAAAATCgtcttttaaccaaaaaaagacacacaaatctattttttctccattattttctattcaccGTAATCCACTTTCAACCATACATACCCTCCATCCACGTTAAACAAGGAAACAACTTGCTTTTCTTGGGCCACTTACATCAATTTTTATAATGCTTGtgtcaaaaaatatattattaagctTTTGGGTTAGTTGTAGGCCCAGGACACCACATATCAAATGCCATATATTCAATTATCCTTAGAGCATCTCTAGTGgcctcttcaaatttttgtattgtttgaaaTGTGAACAGTTTATTTTACCTTTTGCCTATctacttttttaaatacatttttcaacaaattctatattcttttctctatctcatttaaatattattttttcattcttcaTTCTTTTGATTACAGAAAAAGTATGTGAAGGGTGAGTGATTGTCCAAAATTTGACACTATAGTTTAGGATTCCAATAGAGAAGTGTGAGAGAATTATTCGGACAGTAAATCATTAACAAACAACTTCCAGTTATAGCCAAATATGGTTAAGAACATCTTTATGATGAAACGTCAAGAATTTGCTAaggcttatatatatatatatatatatatatatatatatatatataagtagaaaAAGCTTTCTTCcgcctttattttatttttttcaaatatatatatatatatattttcttttttcttttttttttggttgagaagtGACGGAGAAGCTCCgcgtttattttattaattttttggagTGTTTGTTTTTCCGCGTAATGCTTTTTACGTCGGCAAGAATCTTTCTTTTAAGCTATGAGTCTATGACTAACTGTCTTGAgtcaaatattttcacaatattttcacaataattatataagataagtatttattgattttaatttaaacacatcatttaaatatatattttttaatcaatattaGTTAGTAACAATCCAATacctaagatttattatgaaaatattatgaaaatattatagtaatattttttaattttaattttttattctttgttttattttttccttatttattttttttttcatccacacgtttcttttcttttcttttttcctcttttttttctcctccacacctCTCCCTTGTCTCTATCTTCTCTGGCACTTCATATGgagctcttttcttttcttctctagcaGCACTACGTGTACTCCAGAGCATTCAAgaagctctctctctttttctctctctctctcacacacacaaagatCGTCGGTGGATGGCAAAGACTAGAGGGCAACCTTTTCAATCGGCGTTTACGCATACCTGTCCTCCTTCCACCACCGCATATCTTCATTCTTCTCCTCCTTATGTATGTCAATTTGACAGCATAACATAAACTCTTGTTTTCAAAAAAGGGGGAAACATACAGCCAAAATCCTAAAACCTTGAACTTGGTCCCTTCGTGAATCTTCCTGATGTCTCAGACTACTACTACTACAACAACAGTGCGTGAGCTTCTTCCAGAAGACGTCGTGGAAGACATCCTGGGTCATCTCCCAGTGAAATCCTCAACCCGATTCAGGGGCGTTTCGAAATCTTGTGACTCCATCATCACTGACACCACTTTCATTACCAGACACTTCAAGCTCAACCTTAACCAATCAGAATCATTGATATCCACAAACACTCACAGTGGGTATTTGCTATATACTACAAAGGATGAGAATAGTTCACCATCTTCTAAACAATTGTGTACGGCTGTTTGCAACAACGACCGCACATTGACCCAGGTTTCTAGCTTTGAAATCCCCGCTTTTTTTGACGAATGCAAAATAATTGGTTTCTGTAATGGCTTGCTCTGCCTAGCTAGTGATGAGAAAGAACTTTGTCACATTATTTATCTGTGGAACCCAAGTATTAGAATGTTTAAGAAGCTTCTAGCTACTCCCTTAACTGACGAGGATACCATCTCCGTTATTGGACTTGCTtataattctcaaaataatGACTTCAAGATTCTGAGACTGCTGTCAGTTTTTTTGGGAACAGAGGCCGAGGCCGAGATTTACAGTTTGAGTACAGATTCCTGGAGAAAGGTTGTAATATCGATGGAGATCTTAGGAGGGTATGAACCCAACTTTGGAACTATTGATATTTATCCACcctgtatattttttaatggagCTTTGCACTCTGTAGCAGCCAGTAGTCACCACGTTTTCATTCTGTCCTTTAACGTCAATGATGAGAGTTTCCGTGAGATAAAGTGGCCTCCTACTTTCTTGTATTGTGTGCCTGGATATTTCACTGAACTTGCATTGTTCAAGGGATCCCTGGCTGTTTTCATTTACGGAAATAATCATCAGGGTGTCTTATGCCACATATGGGTTATGGAGGAGTATGGTGTGGCCGAATCTTGGACCAGAAAATATATGGTACAAATGGATTGGTTTTGGGATGGTCATTTCTTTGGCTTTGCTGATAATGGTGAACTTTTGATTAAGAATGCCTTGGGGCTGGTTTCAATTGACCTTGAGAGTCAAAATCGGAACATTCTTGCAATTGAAGGTGCTGATTGGGTGGGTTCCACAACTAATTCGATGGAGAGCTTGATTTTACTCGATGGTGGTAAGTAAATGTGAAAATTCACTTTAGCTATTATATCACTCTCAGTTCTGCCACCATCATTGTGAAAATTAACTTTAGCTACTAttgcttaatttgtatataaCTTTAACTAGTAATTTTGATCCTGAAACTGAGGTTGTAATTGTTTCCATCCTTGAGTTTAAGAAATTTCTCAATATGAATGGGTGAAGTTAGCTAAATTACATTTGCGGAATGATCAAATGGGGACTTCAGATGGCTAAGCCATTCTGTTCTATTGTGCTTTTGCCATTGACCATACCAAAACCCTTTAGTCTAATTAGTCCGCTTAGAAATATTTAGTTCCATGGCTATTTGTGATAGAATATAGTTGTCACTTGTTCTTAGTCCAACAAATAGCAGTAGCTGAAATTTTGCTTCCTTTCAGACGTTTAAAACAATGGAATCCTAATTGACCATAATTTAACAgtggcaaaaaccaaaattgcATCAATATTACTAGTAGGTGTTGATGTAACAATGAAGTAGGACAGATTTGAAGTACCTCCGTTATGCATGTATTGGACTTTAGATAGAAAAGTGGCCTTTCATTTGAATTATCTCTCATGGCTGGAGATGTATCCAATACGGTCTCCAAAGAGTATCTGGAGATtacaaaatgttttaaattttggatacaGTCTGATATGTTGTGGATGCTGTCAAGACACAGCCTTGATACAATCTTGATGCGGGAGTTGCTTAAATTGGGAAGAAAAAACTAGTTGGTTTCACTTTGAAtgaatcaaaactcaaaacccttCTCTTGTTTTTCAgtagactctctctctctctctctctctctctctctctcttagacacacacatacacttcGATCTTATACGTACTCATCAATTGGAGATGAAGCTGCAGATTTTAGGCTTAGTGCATTTGtgcattttgaaaatgtttttgaaGGATTCGATGcttgtaatttatttttgaatctGATAAATATTCCTAAAAGTGTAGATGAGTTAATTAATTGTTGTATATCCTAGTTATAAAGCCAATAGCAGTGGTATAAATGGGACTTCCTCGTCTCACCACTGAtgttggttatatatatatatatatatatatattcttgtttTTAGGAGTTTCCATTTCTCCATATGCTTATTGTATCTTGTGTTGGTATTGATGCTTCCTTAGATTAATTTGAATCATGGTGCTAATTGTCATCAAGTTTTGTATGGGTGAATACTGCCTTTAAATTCTACTCCTGCACCTTAAATTACCTATTAACAAtagaaaaaagggaaggaatTGACTGAAGTTAGAGAATTGAATATGGTGATTCAAGGGTCTTATCCCTGATTAAGGAGTTGCATTGATGTAGAATGTTGTTGTAGTGTTATGCTAAGAAGCTTAACACTAAggatataaattaattaaaaagcgGCAGTGGAGATCTCAGGGTTTATTTTTGATGATTTAAGTTAGTTTTAGACCCAAGGGGGAGGGGAAAGaatgtcaaaattttgattgtaaggttatttaaataaattaaaaaaaaaaaaaaaaaaaaaaaaaaacatatttgtgCTTCGTCACTTTGAGACATTGAAGGATAAAAACTTAAAGTACCCCAGGCCCCAAGCTTTTAAGCATCTTAAGCTGTAAGCTATATTTCATAGATgagattaaaacataaaaataaggtCAGGTTAACATCATGTTTCACATCTGGATTCATTACTCTTCTATGAGGTTTATGCATAAGGCTTGCCATTTGCgagattaattaaaaaaagagttgtTATTTAGAAAGAGTATTTGAAGCTAATAGCTCCTACTTTTCATAACTTGTTCCAATTATTCTCAAAGATTGTATTAATGTTAGTATTAATAGTTAGAGTTCCTGCTCACATGCtgtttttatttgtgttgaATCCCGATGCAAGTTAAATGCTATCCACGTTTGACAATTATAGATGATTGGGTCATTAATTgctatttgctattttttgaTGTATGAGTCAGATTTTGTTCTGTTAGAGGGCTTAAAATGTAGatttataaaatatgaaaacacaGGGCTTTTCTAGCCTAGTAAGCAAGCATTTTGTGAAGTTATTTAGTTCAGCATTTGATAATGAACTTGTTACTTAGAATGTcagaatgaaaaacaaaattattccAAACACTGTTTGGTGCTATTGAGCTGGGAATGTGCTTTGTGCCACATAGCTTCAGAGATTGAAACTAAGGAAAAGCCTTCAGGTCATCCATTTTTGGTACATGGATACTCTTTCCTGTCTAACTTGAAAAACTTGGTTGGCCTACTTTCAAACACCTTTTGTCTTTTTGGTTAGTTGTTTGTTAAAATGGAAGATGTCTTTGGTTCAAATTATGTGAAATCTCTATTAGGGGTGTCTTTTGGTCTCTCTGTGGAAGACTTATAATTCGACCTGGGTTGCTAGGCGGGCCTGCCAGGAAGGGGGTGTTTTACATCACCCTAATTAGCATATATTTTGTACCCACTTCCTTACTTATGTGTATTTTGGATTGGATGCTTTAATAAACCAAACAAATTGTAAATACCTCTGTTTCTTTGTTGTTTCTATGCCACAGAGTAGCAAGGAAGATGGTTTAAGCACCTGCAAAACAAGCAGAATAAATTTTGTTGATCTAGCTGGTTCAGAGAAACAAAAGTTAACTGGTGCAGCAGGGCCTCGTTTAAAGCTAACTAGGAATATTAGTAGATCCCTTTCACAGCTTTGGTATGGTGAAACATATCTTCTTTATTGTCTTTAACGTGAAGGTGCATTTTTCTTATAGCTTACCAGTTGGTCAATATTGCTGTATGGACAAATCtgccaaaaatatatatgagcAATTAGGTTTAATATGGCATAGCACATATTTGAGTTCTCAATGATGTCATCATGATTGATCCATCCACCTTCAAAATTATTTCAGTAATCCTATTGATTCAGAATGGGTGGGTTGATTTCTTTCCTATAATTGAATGCTACATTGAAGGAGATGAGATGTTaaagaaatgcaaaataatGGAGAAGGAAGAATATTAATTtcgaagtttttttttttttttttggaaaataaaaagtaaaacagTGGAGAAGGAAGATGGTAAGAAGGTAACACATTTCAGTACAAGctataaaaaatgaagagaataCTGCAAAAAACATCCTGAACTTTCGGTCAAAATCAACCTAAACCCCtaatcttttaatttgaaattagaagcCACTGAACTTTGAGAAATACGCAAATTGCACCTTCATTTGAGGTTCTAATTCTAATTATTGAAGTGCTTATGGAATAGGTTATGCCCACTACACTCTTTTTAACTGCTTGCATTGATGTTCACTTGGACCATGGTCCTGCCACAAATATAAAGCCTTTATATTCAAACTCGATATATTTCTCTCTTGATTTTCTTACTTGAAATATATTAGTTTTTGTCCTACGATACACACTACTTACATGTGGAGTCTGTATGAAATTATTATCATTgactaaaacaatttttgataGCTCTAGTGGCATGTCAAACTCATTTAAGATTCATACAGATCATGGTTTTTCTTGCATCTATCTGATCTTATAGAATTCTCAATTGCTAAGGCGGCCCAACAAACTTATAGGCATGAGGCGATATATTTCTAGCCTTTTTgttattacttaaataatatttacctagtatttaatattataattttttttataacaaaaatccatttttatttatttattttgtaatattcttttttctattgaaaaaatgctaaagttgttacaaattttactacaaaactTACAAATGATGTAGCAATGAATGTAATTAGTAACATTtcaagaagataataaacaagtatttgaatgaatgatgttagggatattataaattttattctatgaGGCTTTTATCACCAATcataaaaagtaattcaaaaatgcatttaataggTTGTTGACTTTCACAAATTATATTAATTGtcatatcattttataaaagttttgaagtaaaatttatagtatttctagcatttttttATCTGAATTATTTCTTGTGATTAGTGACACATATTTGTAAGATTGATGTATTTAAAGTTGTATTATCTTTAGCATTACTCAATTCTTTGAAACttcttaaaattaaagaaaaaaaatgtaaaactagtttattttattttatttaaatatatcaaattttgcCCCAAAATTTGATGGCCTTTCTCTAGTAGGGGCCCCTAGACGATGGCCTAAGAGGCCTAGGCCTAGGGCCGGCCCTGTGCTCATACTACACAAGTTTAGTTGCGCCAACTTCAATGAGTTCATATAAGTTATAATGCTACCCTAATATATGCATATTCACCACATTTGCTCTGTAATTGGagaaattcatttttcttttgtttttgatatccCGATTCCGAATTAGTTATGGGACTTGAATAGATACCTAAATTCTTTTGTATGTTCCAATTCACGAAATTGAACCTGTAGGtatgattttaaataaatgaattaacaaaataaactacGTAGTGTTACAGCAAATGGCTACAACTCTCATGACTCAAATAGAAGTCACTTAGTGGCATGATTCACAATTTAGCATCAATTGTCCAATGACATTACATAGTGTCGAGAATTATTAAGGAGAAATATATTCTTAGCTTATCAAATGGAAGTTATTGAGGTGAAATATATTCTTAGCTTGCTAaataattaacaataaaaatgtGAGGCATAATTCTGCAAGCACAATCTCtaaacctttttaaattttaatggaattTCTACTGCCAGAAGTTGATATTATTATCGTTGACCTGTGAAGAGGCTTGTGAAAAGGCTGAAGTATGAAGATTGATGGTGAGAGTTGGGAAAGAGGAAATTAGGTGGGATAGGTGAGAGCAAAAAAGTAGGGTCACTTTTGTCTCTCTCCCGACAAGCGTTTCACGCCTCTTTTCTCTCCATTTCGAGAAGACAAGTTTTGTGTAGGCCCAGGTGAAAAATGTATGGGCCCTacctaaaaattttcttccccaagcTTGTATTAATGTTAGTATTAATGGTTAGAGTTCCTGCTCACATGCTCTTTTACTTATGTTTGAATCCCAATGCTAGTTAAATACTATCCATGTTTGAGAATTATAGATGATTGGGTCATTAATTgctatttgctatttttttggtgtATGAGTTAATTTTTGTTCTGTTACGGGGCTTAAAATGTAGatttataaaatatgaaaacacaGGGCTTTTCTAGCCTAGTAAGTAGGCATTTTGTGAAGTTAttgacttcaacacttgataATGAACTTGTTACTTAGAATGTCAGAATGTATAACAAAATTCTTCCAAACACTGTTTGGTGATACTGAGATGGGAATGTGCTTTGTGCCACGCAGCTTTAGAGAGTGAAACTAAGGAAAATCCTTCCAGTCATCCATTTTTGGTACATGGATACTCTTTCCTGTTTGACTTGAAAAACTTTGTTGGCCTACTTTTAAACAGCATTTGTCGTTTTGGTTAGTTGTTTGTTAAAATGGAATTAGAGCCTAGTTAGATGTCTTTGGTTCAAATTATGTGAAATCTCTATTAGGGGTGTCTTTTGGTCTATCTATGGAAGACACATTATTCAGTCTCGGTTGTTAGGCAGTCCTACCTGCAAGGGGGGTGTGTTATGTCTTACCCTAATTAACATATATTTTGTACTCACTTCCTTACTTAAGTTTATTTTGGATTGGATGCTTTAAATCTTTATTGTTTCCATGGCACAGAGTAGAGCAAGGCAGATGGTTTTAAGCACCTGCAAAGCAGAATAAATCTTGTTGATCTAGCTGGTTCAGAGCAGCAAAAGTTAACTGATGCAGCAGGGCCGCGTTTAAAGCAAACTGGTAATATTAGTAGATCACTTTCACGCCTGGGTATGATCAAACATATCTTCTATCTTGTTTGGTTTAGCTTACCAATTGGTCAATATTGCTATATGTACAAACCtgtcaaaaatatatatgatcaaTTAGGTATAATTTGGCATGGCACATATTTGAGTTCTAAATTTGATGTCATCATGATTGATCCATCCAccttcaaaattattttagtaatcCTATTGATTCAAAACGGGTGGGTTGATTTCTTTCATATAATTGAATGCTATATTGAAGGAGATGAGATGTCAATGGAATGCTAAATAATGGAGAAGGaagaatattaatttcaaataataaattttttttgttgaaaataaaaaaaataaaacagtgGAGAAGGAAGTTGGTAAGAAGGTAACACATTTAAGTACAAgctataaaaaaatgaagagaataCTGCAAAAAACATCCTGAACTTTTGATCAAAATCAACCTAAACCCACTAAtcttctaatttaaaattagaaGCCACTGAACTTTGAGAAATACTTAAATTGATCCTTAATTTAAGGATCTAAATCTAAGTATTGAAGGGCTTAGGAAATAGGTTCAGCTCATTCCACTATTTTTAACTTCTGCATTGATGTTCACTTGGACCATGGTCCTGCCACAGATATAAAGCCTTTATTTACTAACTCAATATATTTCTCTCTGGATTTTCTTGCTtgatatatattagtttttgttCTACAATACCAACTACACACAAGTGGAGTCTGGATGAAATTATTATCATTGACTTAAACAATATCTGATGGCTCTAGTGGCGCGTCAAGCTCATTTAAGATTCATACAAATCATGGTGTCTCTTGCATCTATCTAATCTTATAGAATTCTCAATTGCTCCTACTACACAAATTCAGTTGCACCAACTTCAATGAGTTCATATAATGCTACCCTAATATATGCATATTCAACAAAttggatttttgatttttaattggagatattcacttttattttattttttgatatccCCAATAAGTTATGGGACTTGAATGGACAACCGCATAAATCCTATATGGgaatgagaggaaaaaattgacacaaaagaaacaaaagagcCTTTGAGCGGCTTGTGGTAACtaaattcttgtgtttttaGATGCACAAATTGAACATGTTTGTATTACTCTAagtaaatgaataaataaaaaaaaatgaactacgTAGAGTTAAAAGTAAATGGCTACGACTCCCATGACTCAAATGGAAGTCACTTAGTGGCATGATTCATAGTCTAGCTCCAATTTCCCAATGACATTACGTAATGTTGAGAATTATTAAAGAGAAATATATTCTTAGCTCATCAAATGGAAGTCATTGAGGTTAAATATATTCATAGCTCATCTATGAATAAGTTGCTGAATAAATACCAAGCAAAAATGTGAGGGATAATTCTGCAAGCTAAA
This genomic window contains:
- the LOC115968782 gene encoding F-box/kelch-repeat protein At3g23880-like isoform X1 → MSQTTTTTTTVRELLPEDVVEDILGHLPVKSSTRFRGVSKSCDSIITDTTFITRHFKLNLNQSESLISTNTHSGYLLYTTKDENSSPSSKQLCTAVCNNDRTLTQVSSFEIPAFFDECKIIGFCNGLLCLASDEKELCHIIYLWNPSIRMFKKLLATPLTDEDTISVIGLAYNSQNNDFKILRLLSVFLGTEAEAEIYSLSTDSWRKVVISMEILGGYEPNFGTIDIYPPCIFFNGALHSVAASSHHVFILSFNVNDESFREIKWPPTFLYCVPGYFTELALFKGSLAVFIYGNNHQGVLCHIWVMEEYGVAESWTRKYMVQMDWFWDGHFFGFADNGELLIKNALGLVSIDLESQNRNILAIEGADWVGSTTNSMESLILLDGE